The genomic stretch CAAGGAATGGATAAGCCAACGCTGCGTAATTCGATCCTCCACCCACTACTCCTATTATGTAATCTGGATCTTCACCAATTATTTCCATTTGCTTCTTAGCCTCCATTCCAGCTATTGTCTTAAACATTATATCTGAGTTAACTACACTACCAACTACGTATTTTCCACCATTTTCTAGGGCGTAATAAACAGCCTCTGATATAGCAATTCCTAATGATCCTGGGGTGTTAGGATCTTTAGCTAGAACTTCTCTTCCGTATCTAGTGAATTCTGAAGGACTTGGATGTACTTGTGCATTGTACATTTGCATTAGATATCTTCTATAGGGTTTTGCGTAATAACTAGTTCTAACCATGAAGATGTGGGCTTGAATATTAAATAATGCAGAGGCCAATGCTACTGCAGATCCCCATTGTCCCGCACCAGTCTCAGTTGAAACGAATTTAGCGTTATCAAGTTTTGCGAAATATACGTGAGCTAATGCACTATTTATTTTATGTGAACCAGTATAAGTGTGACTTTCCATTTTCATATAGATCTTTATATATCCTCCTAAATACTCTTCTAGTTTTCTAGCTCTGATTATTGGAGTTGGTCTTCCAACTTGCAAATATCGTTGAAGAACTTCTTCTGGAATTTTTATATATCTCTCTTTTGAGAACTCAAGTTCAAGTACTTTTCTGGGTAATACTTGATTTAATATTTCAAAAGATTTTCCAGTAGGATCCTGGGGTTCTGGTAATGGTTCTGGTAAATCCGGTAAGATATTATACCATTCTGTTGGTATTTCATCTTGCGGTAAATCGAATCTAACTTTTTCAAGCATGCAATAATAATATCATTTCTCTTTATTAGCGTTTTCTAAATTCTTTTATATTGCCTTTAATAGTAATTTCATTGATGGAAGACTTTATTGATAAGTTAAGCAATGTATTAGTGAAACTTTATAAAGGTGAACCTTTAACAGAAGAAGAAAGGACTTATGCTATCGCTATATTTGAAACTGTAGCCAAATATCTTAAAACCTGGAATGATTTAACTAAAAAGATAGAGGAGCTAAAGAAGAAAGTAGAAATACAAGAAGAGGAGATAAATAGAATGATCGAATATGAGAGAGAATTGAAAAAGAAATTACAGATTACTGAGAATAAATTAGCAATTTTAGAAAAGAATGTTTTTCTACTACCTAAAAATTAGGCTTTTTATAGAGGAATCGAATTCTTTTCATATTGATAGAAATCTTTTATATCTGTTTATAACAAAAATTTTCTTGGTAAAGAATTATAAAAGAGCTATTCTTCTCTTTCATTAGGCTCTCTTCTCTTAACTATGGCTTTATAATTACAAAATTGTTACTAAAGTAAAATAAAGAATTTTAGACTTAGTCTTTTAGTAAGAATATATGTTATACAGCAAATAAAAATAATCATCTATTTAATATCGACTAAAACGAGTAGCTCATAAATGAAAAAAGGAAATAACTAAACCAGGCTCAATTAATGAATCTATTAGTGCATGAGATATAATGCACGGTACAATACTTTTACCTGAATTAAATACGTATGCTAGGCCTAATCCTAGCAAAAAAGTACCTAAGATACCTCCAAGTCCCCATGTTATATGGTAAACTCCAAATAGAGAGGCTGAAAGAAGGGATGATTTTAGTGTACCATAGGTTCTTGATTGAGTAATTATAAATCCTCTGAAGACTACTTCTTCAGAAAAACCTGCAATAATTGCTGTGGTAATGGCTATATATTTTAGGAAGTTAATTTCAAAAGCATATTGTAGCACTTGTGGGATTTGTAGTTCAATAAAGGAATAAATTGTTGCTATGAGTATGGCTAAGATTATTGAGGTTATAGAAGTAGGTTTGTGAAATCCTAAATCTGCTAAAGTTATTCCTAATCGCCTTATTAAAAATAAAAAGATTAATATTCCGTGTGTGTCCAACAATTTTATTCACCTTGTTGTAATAGGTTGTATAAAGTAAAGAACGTCTTAATCCACCTCATTATGGATTCCTTGCTTGCATTATAAGGGAAGTGTTTATCCATGCTTGCAAGCCTCAACTTGAGGCTCCTAAAAACATGTTCAACCAAATTCCTCTTTCCGAAAGTAACGTGCTCGTGGTTTACCCCCAGTGCTGATAATATTTTATACCAAGGGCCACCATCGTGCAGAACCTCTCTAGTCTCTTTTAATTTAATCCCACCACCCTCTAAGAGGAGTATTAAGTCTAAACCGCTCCTCGTTTCTGAAAGCCTAACTGCTACAACCCTACCCGTGTTCAAGTCCCTAACAACCCATAACCAGTAAATTCTTCCTTTAACAACCCTTACCCCGGTCTCATCTACGGCATAAGAACCGCTTCGTGAAAGCGGTAGTGAATAATTTGCCAACTTCCTCCAGTAGTAAAGTAATGTACTCCTAGGAATGTGAAATAAAGCCTCAACCCTCCTTAGGGAGAGGCCCAAATAATAGGCTGACAATGCATTAGCAAGGGAATTAAAACTGTGAAAACGGGGAGAAAGGTTTAAAGACGAAAAAACATAAGGGCGGTGAGGGACCTTAACTTACTCTTGCTAACCATATTCCCTCAATAATACAACCTCACCGCCCTACTAAAATTTTATACAAAAAACAAAAATAATTGGACACACACAATATTCCGACAAGTTCACTTATACTTATTGTTACTAGAAAAAATTCTATTCTAGAAGTACTTCCCATCACTAACGGATACATTACAAACATAATCCCTATAACTACAAGAAAAAAGACGGATACATATTTTATAATTGAAATAATATTCATAAGTATTGTTTAACTTAGGCTTTATAAAATTTACCATGGGAACTGAGAGTGTGGCGTTCAGTAATAAACCTTTCGGTCAAACTTCAAGCATAGTACTAGCTAACATTGCCACGTGGGTCCTTTCAACCCACGTGGCAATCAAGGGGAAGGTTCTTTAATCACTTGGCCTCATAAGGCTTATTATTATACCAAACACTCCAAACAACCCTAGCCAACTTTCTAGCCAAAGCAGTGAATAACTTCTTACCCTTAAACCTATCCTTATGAGACTCATAAAACCTCAACAAGGTTAGATTCCTAGAATAATTCACCTCAACCAAAAACAAACTACGCAAATACTTACTACCCCTCTTAGAAATTCCTTTACTTATTACAGCCCCACCACTCCTCTCAACACCACAATAAGCAACAAAAGACTCTGGTTTAGGAAAACGCTTAACCAACAATACCAATAATAACCCCAGCTGCAAGCCTCCCAACACCTGGTATCGTTAATAGGACGTGGTCTTGAGGAACTTGCCCTTCAATCATCCTCCTAACCTCCTTCAACCTCTCTTGAATCTCAAGGAGGTTTTTAGCCAAGATTTTGATCTCCTCAAGCACTATTGGCGTGTATTCAAGTTGGTAGAGCTCTTCTCGTGTAAAATCTCCTTTCGCAAGTCTTTCCAACCTATCCTTGTTTACCTTATCGTTATCACTTACTAAGAATAATGCCCTCTTTAACCTATTCTTGTATTTCGTCTCTATGTCCTTTAGGAAGAGGTAGAGTGTTACCAGTTCTCTTAAGGGGTTATACTCATATTCCTTTGCCTTATCAACCATGTTTTCTAATTTTTCAGCATCGTAAAAATCTGTTTTCTTTCCCCTAAACTCCTTTTCCCTCGATAACACGTTTGGAGGAACTTGTAGTACTCTTACACCCTTCTCCTTGAAGTATTGACTAGGTCTTATTGAGTAAACTCCAGTTGGCTCTAGGACTATTGTGCAAGGTTTCATCTTGAGGATTTCCTCATAACCCTTCTTACTGTTCTCGTATCTTCTCACCCTCCCCCTACTTGTAATTAAATGGTCCTTTGATACATCTATCCCTATTACCCCTACCTCTTTATCACACCTATATGCGTGAATTTTATCACAATGTTCAGTCCGATGGTAGGGGTTTGTCACGCCACACTCTAAAGACTGTGCTTCAGATATTGCCTCGACCATGTTTCCTCAGCCGAGGAGAGTATTACTCTCCTCGACTAATAAACCTATATAGGACATAGTGTCGTCATTAAGCTACAAATTCAGGGATTAGCCTTCTCTCCCATAAGACTGGCGCTATGGAGTACTTCATCATGTTTATGCTCCTATTTACAGCCTTCGTTGCCCTCTTAAACCTAACAAGCCTATCCCTTAATGAGGAGTGCAAGGACTCATTGGGGTTAACTGGCGAGACAACAGTGTGGTCCCTCAACCAGAAGTACAAGTTATAATCATCACTAACCCACCTACCATCATCTGGCACATAACGCTTAACCTCACTAAAAGCCCTCTCATCCCTATCACCAACAGAGTAGACTAAGTAAAAACCAAGACTAGTGTAAACAAACTGTAAAAACCCACTTATAAAAAGCCTTAATATTCTTGTACAAGCAAGTCCACATCTCATCAACAATCTTAGTAACAACTTTACCTTCAACAAGCCCCTTAGCCTTACCCCACAACAAGCTTCTCATACCTCCCCTTACCATACCTCTTAACCTAAGAAAACACAGTACCCAAGGGGACATTCAAAACCCTAGAAATAGCCCCTATCAACAACCTTATAACCACTCATACCAAAACCAACCTTATTATCGGGAAAGTTGGTCAACTCAACCTGAATTGCGTGAAGAATCATGGTTGGGGAGGAAATAGCGTACAAAACCTTGAAGCTAAAGAAACTCTTACCTCAAAGCTTCGTTTTCCCCAACTTTTTAAGCTCTGATAAATCCTTTATATGAAATCTAGAATTAAAAATATAAGAAGGCATAAGAAAGATAATAGAAAGTCTATAAAAGTACGACCCCTAAATCAAGGTTATCTTACTGACACACTTTTTTACACAGCCACAGTTATGTTAAGCCTTTTTCTCTTTCATAAATAATTGAACGCATTTATATTGTGTGTTAGCTTTTTATATGTGGGAATAATAGTGGAATTTATGAAAAAAGAGTATTTACTTAGCGTAGACGAGAAAGGGAGAATAGTGATCCCTAAAGAGGTGAGGGAAGGGTTAAATATCACCGGTAAAGTAAGGCTCGTAGTTGAAGACGACAAAATAGAACTCCTACCTTATACAAAAAAGAATTATAGGGGATTATTTAAAGCCAGTTTGAAGTCAAAGGACGTAGACGAGATATTGAGGGAAGCTTTAGAAGAGAGGAGTAAAAAGTGGTTAAGAGGTATTTCGACGTAAACGTGTTCGTGTACTACTTAATTGACGACCAAGAGTTCGGTGATAGGGCGGAATACTGGATAAATAATACTGATGAGATTTACACTTCTGAAATTACGTTCTTTCAACTCATCGTAATCCTCAAATATTTAACGAGAGAAGATGAAAAGGAAATTGTGAGAAAGCTATCCGAGGCGTTTGAAGGACTAAATGTTAAGTTCGTACACTTGGAACCTTATGAATTAAAAGAGGTATATAAAACGGCTAGTAAGAACGATCTGGACTTTGAAGATGCAATACATTACTACTGTTCACGTAAGATTAACGCTGAAATGATAAGTAATGACTCAGATTTAAAGAAGCTAGGAGCTAAATTTTAACCCTAGGCACAAATTATTAGCTTATTAATTTGGATAACTTTTTGCTTAGAACTTTCTTATTCTTCTAATATATTGAATTTTTATCGCATAAAGAAAATGATTCTTAGCCCATCTAAAGACGCTGAATATGCGTATTTGTTTTAGAATAAAGTGTTTACTCATGGTGTAACTTCTCTGCTTGTTATCTTATGATAAACTTGGTCTTAAATCAAGTATTTGCTTGCATCTTCTAACATTTCCTTTACTGCATTTACGTAAGACGTAATGTCATTAATTCCCAGTTTTGCCTCATAAAAGCCCCAAACGTGTAATAAGTAAGCACTACCCCAACCTTTGATAATCTTATCACCTAACTTAAAGGAAAGTGTATTTGCAGCTTTACTGAGTAAGTAAATGTACCATCTACCTTCCTTTAACGCTACTTGATACTCTTGGGTATTAAATTTCTCGGCTAATGTTTTCACAACTTCTTCAGCTACCTTATAAGCCTTCTCTGAAGCTTGAACGGCATCTCCTTTCTTCACATACTCCTCTACCTCGTTCATATATTTCTTAGCCAATTCAATCCTTATTCTTACGCTTTCGAGGGATCTTCTGTAGCTAAGATTATCAAGTCTTCAACATCAATTCCTTTCTCCTCAGCTTTCTTTATTAGTTCCTCCACGATTTTGCATTAAACATGACAAGCTTAAAAACCTTTTTAAGTAGATTCGTCGTCTTAGTTTCTTTCGAGCGTGTACAGAGTCTCATTTACTTATTATAAAAAGTCACATAAAGTACAGGTTCCTCAAAGGATTGAACTAAAGCATCAAGGAGAGTTAATTTATAAAAGAAGCGAGGAAAACACATATCGATAAAACTTCTAAACCTTTTGAAGATAGTGAAAGAGCCCAAAAAGAAACCGCATTCTGATTATGATCTTTTAAAAAGAGACAATCATTGTTAAAGACTACGAGCAAAGTGTTTACTCTTTATTTATTAAAAATTTTTCTATCAGAGTTAGGCATAAATAAACTTTTTTAACTAGATAAAAACTCGGCTGATAAGAATATATGAATGAGAAGATATATATAGACCATTTATTAGAAAACGAAAAAATCTTACTTTACGGTAGATCCAAAATCGTTTTACAAAAAAATCTGACTGGATAATATCGAGTTAAAAGAAGTTAATGGAATTTATAACTATATTAGGAGTTCGATAAATTGGAGAAAGGTTTAAGGTGAGGGAGATGTGGTATTACCACGTGAGTAAGTGAGATGGTAACACCAGTTCTCCCTCACCAACAACAAATAGGATATAAATTACTTTCCATGCTGAACTTCAAGGGAAAGAAGGCAGAGGAGGTAGCAAAAACTCTCATCTCCGCGTGCTTGTGGAACGACTCTGTAGAGAACAAGTCCAGAGCGTATGACGTATCCCCACAGACCGTGAGGAATTACGTAGAGAAGCAAGGGATGGAAGTGATTGAAAAGCTCTTGGAAAGAGCTAGGAAAATATCCTTGGAGATATTAAAGGGAGTAAAGGAGATAGATCTTTCAATAGACTGGACAACCAAGACGTGGTACGGGAGACCAGTGAAAGGGAGCTCTGAAAAAGGAAACTCGTGGAACTACGCAACAACCAAGTATAAGGGGAAAGTACTTTTACTTGCCTTTATTCCGCAAGTGAACGGTATGACTAAGGACGAGATAGTGAAGGTTCTTGTGGAGCAAGTAATGGCAATGGGATTCAAGATAAGGTTGATAACTCTTGACGCTGGTTTCTATACAGTTGATGTGCTCAATTTCGTTTCACAGTTTAAGTATATAATTGCTGTGCTTGTTGGGGATGTTAAGGTGTATGAGGAGTTTGACGGGGATTACACAACTAATAGTAAGAGGCATAGGAGGGATGAGCAGGTCAAGTTCAGGCTTCTCGTGTACAGCAAGGAAAAAGTGAGGAGGAAGAGTCTTGTTTATTTTGCTAGGGCTACTAACCTAGACCTATCCAAGAGGGAAGTGCTGAAGTTGTACAATAAGGTAAGGAGTCCCATAGAGACGTCTTATAGGAACATTAAGGCTTTTCTTCCATTTACTGGTTCTACTAAGTTTGTTTTTCGCACGTTGATCTTCGTGCTGGCCCTTGTACTCTACTCCTTATATACCATATTCAAGGGTACCGTGCGGAGGGAAAAGTTCAGATTGCTCCTAATACTCTTGTTTTCTGATGATTTATTCTATCTAAAAGATTTTCTATTTAAATC from Sulfolobus sp. S-194 encodes the following:
- a CDS encoding TrpB-like pyridoxal phosphate-dependent enzyme encodes the protein MLEKVRFDLPQDEIPTEWYNILPDLPEPLPEPQDPTGKSFEILNQVLPRKVLELEFSKERYIKIPEEVLQRYLQVGRPTPIIRARKLEEYLGGYIKIYMKMESHTYTGSHKINSALAHVYFAKLDNAKFVSTETGAGQWGSAVALASALFNIQAHIFMVRTSYYAKPYRRYLMQMYNAQVHPSPSEFTRYGREVLAKDPNTPGSLGIAISEAVYYALENGGKYVVGSVVNSDIMFKTIAGMEAKKQMEIIGEDPDYIIGVVGGGSNYAALAYPFLGDELRKGKVRRKYIASGAIEVPKMTKGVYKYDYPDTAKVLPMLKMYTIGSDFIPAPVYAGGLRYHAVAPTLSLLMYKGIVQARDYSQEEAFAWAKLFSQIEGWIPAPETSHALPILKEIAEEAKKSGEKKTVLVSFSGHGLLDLANYADVLGFNKE
- a CDS encoding CPBP family intramembrane glutamic endopeptidase is translated as MLDTHGILIFLFLIRRLGITLADLGFHKPTSITSIILAILIATIYSFIELQIPQVLQYAFEINFLKYIAITTAIIAGFSEEVVFRGFIITQSRTYGTLKSSLLSASLFGVYHITWGLGGILGTFLLGLGLAYVFNSGKSIVPCIISHALIDSLIEPGLVISFFHL
- a CDS encoding AbrB/MazE/SpoVT family DNA-binding domain-containing protein, which codes for MKKEYLLSVDEKGRIVIPKEVREGLNITGKVRLVVEDDKIELLPYTKKNYRGLFKASLKSKDVDEILREALEERSKKWLRGIST
- a CDS encoding PIN domain-containing protein gives rise to the protein MVKRYFDVNVFVYYLIDDQEFGDRAEYWINNTDEIYTSEITFFQLIVILKYLTREDEKEIVRKLSEAFEGLNVKFVHLEPYELKEVYKTASKNDLDFEDAIHYYCSRKINAEMISNDSDLKKLGAKF
- a CDS encoding ISH3 family transposase; this translates as MVTPVLPHQQQIGYKLLSMLNFKGKKAEEVAKTLISACLWNDSVENKSRAYDVSPQTVRNYVEKQGMEVIEKLLERARKISLEILKGVKEIDLSIDWTTKTWYGRPVKGSSEKGNSWNYATTKYKGKVLLLAFIPQVNGMTKDEIVKVLVEQVMAMGFKIRLITLDAGFYTVDVLNFVSQFKYIIAVLVGDVKVYEEFDGDYTTNSKRHRRDEQVKFRLLVYSKEKVRRKSLVYFARATNLDLSKREVLKLYNKVRSPIETSYRNIKAFLPFTGSTKFVFRTLIFVLALVLYSLYTIFKGTVRREKFRLLLILLFSDDLFYLKDFLFKSIELLINNIDLFSRR